The window AGTGACGCGTATTTCTCAATCGCTGCGCGGATATCATCAAGTGACGGATCATATAAATTCCAGTGTGCCTGCAGGCCGATGCCATGTACCGGTACACCTTGCGCCAGCAGCGATTTCAGCAGAGTATAGATCTTATCGCGTTTAAGCGGGTTCGATTCATTGTAGTCGTTGTAGAACAACAGTGCCTTAGGGTCGGCTTCATGGGCATATTCAAATGCTTTGGCGATGAAATCCGGTCCGGCAATATCCAGCCATTTGGAAGGGCGCAGCAGCTCCGCGCCTTCATCTGCGATCACCTCGTTGACTACATCCCAGGCGTAGATATCATTCTTGTAACGTCCAACCACGGTGCTAATATGCGACTTCAAGCGGGCCAGCAGAAGCTCCTTGCTTGCAGGACCGCCAGCGTCACCGTTAAACAGCCAATCGCTTGTCTGGTTATGCCATACCAGCGTGTGGCCGCGCATCGCCAGCCCATGCTTCCGGGCAAAAGCAGCCAGCTCGTCTGCTTTGTCGAAGCTGTATATTTCCTCCAGCGGATGCAGGCTCTCAAACTTCATCTCATTCTCTGCAGTTATGCTGTTGAAATGATAGGCGAGCAGCTGCTCCTGCGACTGGATCGTCCACGGATTTACTGCTGCGCCTATCTTGAAATCGTCAGCGAACACAGCCTTCAGCGCAGGCTCGGTAAAGCTGTTAATGCCCCTCATGAATGACCCTCCTAAAAGTTTTGTGAGCACAGGGCATAGATCCCGTCAGAGCTGGCGCAGCTGCGGATGTCCAGCTGGCTGATCCGGTCCAGCACATGACCGATCTGCTTCCAGTGGATTAAATCCCGGCTGTGAAAAATCGGCACCCCCGGAAAATACTCAAAGGAGCTGCAGACCAGATAATAATCTTCCCCCGCCCGGGTAATGCTCGGATCAGGATAAAAACCCGGAAGCACCGGGTTTGAGTAATGGATCGAAGAATGATTCATATTCATGCAGACAACCTTTCTGCAGCCTAAATTAAAGCTGTATTATTCCTTAACACTACCCACATTCAGTCCCACCACGAAATACTTCTGCATGAACGGATATACGAGCAGGATCGGAACCGAGGCTACAACGGTAATGGCTGCCCGGATCGATAACGGAGTCACCAGTGCGCGGGCTGAATTCTGGTCCATCCCCACCCCGGCGGCAACGTTCGGATTACTGTTGGAGTTCATCGTCGAGGATAGCAGCTTCATCAGCTCATACTGCAGCGTACTCAGGTATTGTCTGGAAGAGGTATAGATAAACGCGTCAAACCAGGAATTCCATGCGCCTACAGCGACAAACAGGGCAATTGTAGCGAGTACCGGTTTGCATAACGGGAATACAACTTTCATAAAAATTCTGAAGTCGCCGGCGCCGTCGATTTTCGCTGACTCCAGCAGACTCTCCGGTATTGTGCCGATATACGTGCGGATTACAATCATATTAAATGCGCTGATCATGGACGGGAAAATGTATACCCAGAAGCTGTTAATCAGGTTAAGATCCTTAATCAGGAAGTAACCCGGAATCAGACCGGCGCTGAAATACATCGTCAGTACAAAAATCACAGTGATCGGCTGGCGGAATACATATTCCCTCCGGCTTAGAGTATACGCGAGCATCGTGGTCAGAAAAATATTAAGGATCGTGGACAGCACGGTCCGGGCCACAGAAATCAGGAATGCGTCATAAATGGTGCCGGAGGCGAAGATCGCCTTGTAATTTTGCAGAGTCCAGGCTCTTGGCCATAAGTAGATGCCGCCGCGGATCGTATCATTCCCCGCGTTAAACGAAACGGCGATCGTATTAAGGAACGGATATAGGGTCACAAGCACCAGGCAGATCATAAAAACCGTGTTAAAGGAGCCAAACAGTATCGGTTCAAGTTTGCCCGTGCCTAAGCTTTTTTTCATCGTTAAACCCGCTGTTTGCCGAGGGCTGATTTGTCGGTTATCCATAATTATAACAACCTCTCTTCCCCAAGCCGCTTCGAAATTCCGTTAGCCATAAGCAGCAATGTTACGCTGACCACGGTTTTGAAAATCCCGCCGGCGGTCGCTAGTGAATAGTTACCTTGAGCAAGCCCGTATTTCAGTACAAAAATATCAATCGTTTCTGCCCAGTCCACAACCAGCCCGTTGCCGAGCAGGTACTGCACTTCAAAGCCCGCCTCCAGCACATGTCCGATAGACATAATCATCAGAATAACGATCGTTGCTTTGATCCCTGGAAGGGTTACGAATCTCATTTTTTTGTAGCGGCTCGCGCCGTCGATTTCCGCAGCTTCATAAAGTGCAGGGTCTATGGAAGCAATGGCTGCCAGATAAATAATCGTATTCCAGCCGACTTCCTTCCACACATGTGAAGCCCCGACAATGCCCCAGAAATATTTGCCTTCACTGAGCCAGAGAATCGGCTCTTTAATCAGATGCAGCTTCATCAGTACGATATTGACGATCCCGTCATTGATCGACAGCGAAGTGGCCACAATGCCGGTAACGATAATCCACGATAAAAAATGCGGCAGATAGGAAATCGTCTGCACCGTTCTTTTCCAGAACATGTTCTTGATTTCATTGAGCAGTAATGCAAGCACGATAGCAGTGACAAAACCGAGAATCAGGTTGATCAGCCCCATCGCTACGGTATTACGCAGTACCCTGATGAAGTTATCATCGGTAAACAGGAACTTGAATTGCTTAAATCCTACCCATTCCTGTTCGCTGAAGGACTTGGCCGGCTTATAATTCTGGAAAGCCATGGTCCATCCCCAGACAGGGACGTAGGCAAAAAGAATAATATAGAGCATTAACGGTACAGACATCCAAATCAGCTGATTCTGGCTTTTCAACAGGGACCAGGTGATCGGCTGCTTCTTCTTTTTTTTCTTGGGATGCCGGACGACGGTTTCTATTTCTAGGGTCTCATCCATAGTAGTTGTCTCCCCAATCCATCATTTTAATTTAGGAAGTGGAAGGCCGGAACCGGCCCTCCACCCTCTGATTCCGGAAGCTGATGCTCCGTTATTTGCTCCAGTTATCAATTCTCCACTTAATCTGCTCGTTAATCTTATCTTCATAAGCCTTCACATTGGCCTTTTTAATCTGTCCGACATAATCACTCCAGACGGAATCAAAGTCAGCCGGATCGGCAAGGATGGCTTTAGGCAGGAACTTGGTCTGCAGTTCATTTAGTTTCGTACTTGCAATTTTGGCATCCGAGCCTTCAATAAGGTCGATAGACCAGGCAGGATAATAGACCGGGTTGGCAGGCGGTTCGCTGAAGAAATCGACATAGCTGTTAAAGCCGTAGGCATCAAGAACTTCCTTGTCGAAAGGTTTCAGACCTGCTTTGTACTCTTCAGGCTGTGCAGCAGCATCCGTTGAGTTGCCGTCACTGAAGCTTCCTTCAGTTTTTGGCAGGTAGTCAAACATTGCTTTGGCCTTATTGGCCAGCTGCCAGGTGGCATCAGCTGCATTGTCGCGCTGCTCCTGGGTTCTCATGAATCTGCCATTCTCTACAATATAATCTTCGCCTTCTATGCCCCAGGAGAACGTTTTCTGCCAGTCTTCCTGGATCAGGGTGTCAAGCAGCTTGATAATCTTCACCGGATCTTTGGCATTGATACTGATACCGAAGCCGTTGTTAAGGTTCAGAACTGCCAGATCGCGGTAGTAGTCTTTGGTCGACTCGTCATATACCAGCGGAAGACCTACGTAAGTGCGTTCAATTTTGCCTTGGGTGGTCAGGGAGTCCTCGGCAGCGTTGAAGTTCCAGTGTTGGTCGAACATCCCCAGAACCGTACCGCTGGACAGCTTCGCCATATACTGGTCATAGTTCTGAACAAAAGTCTCTTTATCGATCAGACCTTTTTGGTTCACTTCATTCAGCTTTTGATAGTACTGTTTAGCATAATCCTTGTCTGCAAAAATTTCGGCCACGCCGTTATTTACAACAACACCGCCATCATTCGGATGGCCGATCAGATGCTGCGGTGCATT of the Paenibacillus pedocola genome contains:
- a CDS encoding endo-1,4-beta-xylanase; its protein translation is MRGINSFTEPALKAVFADDFKIGAAVNPWTIQSQEQLLAYHFNSITAENEMKFESLHPLEEIYSFDKADELAAFARKHGLAMRGHTLVWHNQTSDWLFNGDAGGPASKELLLARLKSHISTVVGRYKNDIYAWDVVNEVIADEGAELLRPSKWLDIAGPDFIAKAFEYAHEADPKALLFYNDYNESNPLKRDKIYTLLKSLLAQGVPVHGIGLQAHWNLYDPSLDDIRAAIEKYASLGLQLQLTELDMSLFRFEDKRTDLKSPPSELLELQAERYDVIFRLLKEYREVISSVTFWGAADDYTWLDDFPVRGRKNWPFLFDEQHQPKPAFNRIVVRNS
- a CDS encoding carbohydrate ABC transporter permease gives rise to the protein MDNRQISPRQTAGLTMKKSLGTGKLEPILFGSFNTVFMICLVLVTLYPFLNTIAVSFNAGNDTIRGGIYLWPRAWTLQNYKAIFASGTIYDAFLISVARTVLSTILNIFLTTMLAYTLSRREYVFRQPITVIFVLTMYFSAGLIPGYFLIKDLNLINSFWVYIFPSMISAFNMIVIRTYIGTIPESLLESAKIDGAGDFRIFMKVVFPLCKPVLATIALFVAVGAWNSWFDAFIYTSSRQYLSTLQYELMKLLSSTMNSNSNPNVAAGVGMDQNSARALVTPLSIRAAITVVASVPILLVYPFMQKYFVVGLNVGSVKE
- a CDS encoding ABC transporter permease; the protein is MDETLEIETVVRHPKKKKKKQPITWSLLKSQNQLIWMSVPLMLYIILFAYVPVWGWTMAFQNYKPAKSFSEQEWVGFKQFKFLFTDDNFIRVLRNTVAMGLINLILGFVTAIVLALLLNEIKNMFWKRTVQTISYLPHFLSWIIVTGIVATSLSINDGIVNIVLMKLHLIKEPILWLSEGKYFWGIVGASHVWKEVGWNTIIYLAAIASIDPALYEAAEIDGASRYKKMRFVTLPGIKATIVILMIMSIGHVLEAGFEVQYLLGNGLVVDWAETIDIFVLKYGLAQGNYSLATAGGIFKTVVSVTLLLMANGISKRLGEERLL
- a CDS encoding sugar ABC transporter substrate-binding protein, giving the protein MGGKSKRTFKSSLIMLLSLSFTLAGCGGNNNGNTNATAEETSAAQTAGAANTGDKVEPFKVSVFIGAAGQQPTPDNKIYKKIKEETGASFDMEFLAGDINQKLGVMIAGQDYPDLITGNTKLTAAGAYIPLEDLIEQYAPNLKAHYADYWNMMKDPNDGHIYILPNYGVYNGKVNSSWYSGPAFWMQKAVLKEFGYPKVKTLDQYFDLIEKYKAKYPEIDGSPTIGFEILNYDWKNWGLFNAPQHLIGHPNDGGVVVNNGVAEIFADKDYAKQYYQKLNEVNQKGLIDKETFVQNYDQYMAKLSSGTVLGMFDQHWNFNAAEDSLTTQGKIERTYVGLPLVYDESTKDYYRDLAVLNLNNGFGISINAKDPVKIIKLLDTLIQEDWQKTFSWGIEGEDYIVENGRFMRTQEQRDNAADATWQLANKAKAMFDYLPKTEGSFSDGNSTDAAAQPEEYKAGLKPFDKEVLDAYGFNSYVDFFSEPPANPVYYPAWSIDLIEGSDAKIASTKLNELQTKFLPKAILADPADFDSVWSDYVGQIKKANVKAYEDKINEQIKWRIDNWSK